The genomic region cctggaaatactcTTTTTTAGGAGGgagttcgtgagacttgacattttggtgaaagggttcacaggttgttaaagtttgggaaccactgttctaagggaTGCTCTGTCTTACCCATTGGCTTTgctttcatctgtccttgttcaTTTGCATCAACTAGCAGTAGCCATCAAGTACTGGCTACTGTAGGGCTTTTATGTAAATGCAATGGTATATTATCTGATTTTCTATTAGAACATAAGCGATGAGGAGGTGATAGGAATTATGTACCATCCCAACCTTGGTGCACTCCCTGCAGATGCTAAATTCATTGGAAGTGGTTAATGGGagcaaataaaaatgtatgtCCCACTTCCTTATATAACCCACATAGCTGCAGTTTACCTTTTGGTTACTCACTGTGATCATTAGGGAGAGACTGACAATATATGAGCTTTATAGCACCCAGGATTGGCCCTGGTATCCCAGGAACCCatagaaaaaaatacataatGATATAGCTCACTGCAGAGTTAAGTGCCATCACAAAATATAATTTACCATAGACATCAGTGACAGCTCCATTTTTAACCTTTCAACAGCCTTCATAATCTTTACAACACCTGGCTCGTATAACCcaagatctcaaagtattttatcAATATGGACTAAGCCTTAGCACTCCCGTTGGGTAGGTCAGTATCACTATCCTcacttcacagatggggaaactaaagtACAGAGTGGGGGAAAGTGACGCACCAACATTCACACAAATCAGTGGCTGAATTAAAAATTTTGTCAGTCACAAGATTGTCCATGGATTTCCTTATATAACCCACATTAATACCATGGGTTTTTCTCTGGcccttatcaccatagtatctgagcaccttatcCTTAGTAAAGgattttatcttcacaacagCCCTGTACGGTAGGGCACTAgcaccctcattttacagatgaagaactgaGTAATTTAAGTGACttcaagtcacacaggaagtctgcaggTGAGTTGGCAGTTGAATCCAGATGTCTTGAGTACTAGAGCAGTGTACTTCCCAGTATGCCATCCTTCTTTGTCCACTATCTAGTCTCTGAATCACATGAAGAGATATATGGGCCAGTTGATGCCCCATACCTTGGGTAGACatctacacctgtgcaaagtggatgtaaaatattGCCAGATCAGAAAGGTACCACTATATGCCCACTTCGCACAAGTGTTAATGGTGACACAATGTGCTGGGCAACAGAGAATCTGAGTCCACTGCTGCCTTCAAGCTTTAGCTTGGGTAGTTGGCACCTCATGCTGCTAGATCTAGATGTCCTGGATTCAATCcctgcagggagctgtggggtagaAAGGGGTAACTTTAAATTGTTTGACaccatataatttttttttaaattactataaaCATTTAGTCCAGAGAATCAAGAAAAGTAGGACAGCTCTTATTGTTTGTTTGTCTTACTGACAATTCAGAGAAAACCAATGTTAAAAGATACTCTCATGAATTGCCTGTATCACTAATTCTATCTCAGAGAATTCTGATTTCCACTGTTTTAGTCACAGAGGTTCTTGATGTACCTTAGGGGACACCATGATTAAGACAaagcaaaataatcacaattattaaCTATGGTTATATTATTCTtaaagagaggaaaagaaaacaaacaaaaacacaaatgacATGACACAACTGATAAAATGGTTCTCCAAGTGGTTGTAGACACGTATTCTACTCAGGTGTGCATGCACCCAGTGTACCATAGCCAGAGAACTTTGTGTAGCAGAACCTGACTGGGCAGTGCTCATGCCCTCTGGCCCCTCCCATGGCTATTTAAGGGCGGTGCTGTCCTCATCCCATTCAGTTCCTTCACACTGAGCACAGTCAGAGTTGGAGCTTCTTGTGTGGGTTTTACCTCCTGGTTACTGTGAACACAGTGAGATTCTCTGTGAGCATAGGCACTGACGTTTGTTTTTGCCGgtgggtgcttttgaagaggtgtgtgtgtttgggggggagcTCTGCCAGTTTTGATggggaggctattttcagcatatttataccctttcatattctagttattgaatatgtatgtatcattggtatctttactattttaatgATTAAATTGTTACGAACTACATAATTACAAATATATTATAATGAATTACAGCatattaaaatcattgcaatcacctacaagctgtcttcactaacGTCCCAGTTTAAATACATTACGTCTCATTGTAGCTTTCTGGATAATTATCAGCAGATAGAAGATGTATAACTAATTTACAACTAGTTCCCTGGTATGGTTTTGATGCACATTAaggacagctacattattcagttgCATCTGTCCCATTAATGACATTATTCAGTTGCGTCTGTCCCAATTATTGTTTGTGAGCAGAATACACACATCTGcaaccactcgaagaagaaaaaatggttgccTACCTgtactgtaactgttgttctttgagaggtGGGGGCAGACGTGTGTTCCACGATCCATTCTCTGCCCCCACTGCATCGGGGTCCCCAATCCAGTGTGAAGAAACTGAGGGGAGTTGGGGCTATGGGAGGGGGTACGAGAGCCGGATGGTACAAGTGCTGCCCCAGTGGGTACTGCTAAGCAAAGTTCTCCAGCTTCAGTGCACCAGGCACACGCACACCTGAGCAGAATACATGTCTGCACCCACATttcgaagaacaacagttcttcttcgagtgcttgctcatatccattccattaggtgtgcgcgcgccgcgtgcacgatcgtcggagaattttctaccctagcaacaccggcgggtcggctgtggagccccctagagtggcgccttcatggcgctgaatatttaccccagccgacccggcgccccctcagttccttcttaccgcccctgacggtcgttggaactgtggagcgcggcgtagctgttctccactctccctagcttattcagtcattcacagttatagttctagttctagttgtttatagttaaatagttggtttttcacttgttaatagttgttatatagttcaaggggattaagggggttgtctccccctttttcccccggccgcgtggacgggctcatgcccaaggctcccggcttcaagcagtgcgcctcctgcgctaagcctatgccaacgagtgacccgcacgactcgtgtctgaagtgcctgggagagtcccatcaaacagataagtgcaagatctgtaaggccttcagaccgaggaccaagaaggagcgggactttcggctccggcaactccttatggaggcggcacttagcccggacgctccatcagcgcgtcaggccctggcacctagcacctcggtgcgcagtgccccggcggcaccgaccattccgaccacgcgagtggcgtcggacaagcctccacggcaccggacctcgtcggcaccgcaatcacagcaagtgcctcggcgccgttcattatccccaggacataaaaaatcccataagacggggacctctgtgccgaagacgccggctcccccagtgccgggggtagagccgcgtccgcctgtggagcaccggaaacaggtgcctccagcaccgtcgactccggctccgaggccgttgagtccggtgcagacagggtcaccaccgcgaccggcggtgatacagtgcctcccgtcgaccccagagaccttcgcgacggcgagagacttgatcgctctcacggagccggcaccgccccaaccaccggcaccgccggcaccgttgactcgtccggtccaatctagggggaaacctgccttgatgcgccctccatcgcaggggctggaaccacggcaccggtccaggtcccgaagcaggtccccacgccgctcgcagtcccggcgccggatatcacctcggcaccggtcgtactcgcggccaagatcatcgtcgcggcaccgctctacgtctcggcaccgctatgatcgtcggcaccgatcaacatcgagacgtagttctcggcaccgatacgatcgacgctcgacgtcgagaggccgatCCCGGCACCGtgcctactccaggtcatcgtccaggtccagatccgactcccggcaccggcgaggtcatcggcaccgatcgcgatctcggcaccgatcgccggcaccgcgtagagatagaacatctccggaccggcaccgtgcggcaccgcatcccacgggattcgtctcggcgcactcggcaccgccatggccatcgagatcggtgtctcgctcctctgaggacttatcgagatcggcatacccccctcaggggtaagccgaggagcaggacataggccattggcaggaggtagcagaggaccctgctcatggcccatctcactggtcgttctggaccccgtgggcgtaccatcaggcgcaaggggctccaataacttcgacctctcgctcgggtcaatccgatagaagggccccagagtccaccatctctcggcctccgccagggggcatggaggcttccgtgtccgcaccacctgacgtcctggacccaagggcaggtgatgctccggcccaggagcagggagaccaggaccctcccttggatcctttaccaccggaggcatcttcctcttcctctccggatgaggcagtggcgggcacgtcgtgcacaggtccacccccaatagatcttcgggctcaccaggacctcctacgtagggtggcccgtaatatggacctgcaggcagaggagatagtggaggtgcaggaccccattgtaaatatcctcgcggcggatgccccatcaagAGTGGctttacccctgatccgcacgatccaggctaatgcaaatacgatatggcaaactcctgcctccatcccacccacagcgagaggggtggaaagaaagtactttgtcccctccaaagactacgagtacttgtatacccatccccagccgtgttcactggtggtggcatcagtgaatgcaagggagcgccacggtcaacaggccgcagcgcccaaatcgaaggaggctaagcgcctcgatttgtttggccgtaaagtttattcagccggagggctgcaacttagagcggctaaccagcaggcgctcctgagccgctacaactttaactcctggaactctatggggaagttcaaggaattggttccccaagagtccagggaggagtttggggccttggtagaggaaggtaagaaggtggctcggacctccttacaggcctccttggacatagcggactcggctgcgagaaccctggcttcgggcatcgctatgcaaaggacctcctggctccaagtttcgggtttgcccccggaattgcaacaaaccctgcaggatttgccctttgaaggacaggggttgttctcagagaagacggactctcgcctgcagagcctcaaggactccaggacaatcatgcgctccctggggatgcatgttgcgggtcctcagcgcaggccatttaggcctcagcgcttctacccccccgacctcgtcagagacaggactcggcccggaggcgagggcgaggtggtagacgaaggtgaaccggccctcaacccggtcagaaccaagggccaccaaggccacccgcagggcccaggcagaacttttgaaggtgcggtcgaggacggcgccccagtcatcccccaggatccagccccctcctttcgggatcgcctctcccacttccaccgtgtttggtcccttataacttcggaccgttgggtccttcgcacggtggagaggggatacgctatccagttttcttcatttcccccctcccaccccccttccccgtccctcttcagggacccttctcacgagcaacttcttatacaggaggtttccacgctccttgctatgggggccatagaggaggttccagtagagttaaggggcaggggattttattcccgttacttcctcatccccaagtccaaaggaggtctgcgacccatcttggacttgcgcggactcaacaaattcgtagtaaagtttaagttccgcatggtctctctgggggccattatcccttccctcgatcctggagactggttcgccgccctcgacatgaaagacgcatactttcacatcgcaatttacccgcctcacagacgcttcctgcgattcgtagtaagcaaagtgcactatcaatttgcagtccttcccttcggcctatcctcggccccaagagtgttcacgaaatgtatggctgtcgtggcagcgtaccttcgtcggcaagggatacaggtgttcccgtacctagacgactggctggtacacggtcgcaccaaagagcaagttcgagctcacatccacataatagtgcacacattcaacgagttgggcatcctactcaacaaggacaaatccactctagaacctacccagagaatagaattcatcggcgcagtcctagactccagatgtgcacaagccatcctgccagacaaccgcttttgtaccatcacgggcctcattcaagggctcaaggccttcccaactaccacggtgaggtcgtgcctcaccctgctgggtcacatggcttcctgcacgtacgtaaccaggcatgccagacttcggcttcgcccactccaaacCTGGGTGTCGTCGATATActgcccacatcgggacagcctgaacatggtggtcacggtcccgaactcggtcctgacctccctcacctggtggctagatcacaatgtggtttgcgaggggatgccatttcacgccccacaaccctctctgcacctggtcacagacgcttcatctctgggttggggcgcccatctcaacgaacaccatacccagggcctgtggactgcaccccagctagccctgcacatcaatgttcgggaactgatggtggtgcgcctggcgtgccaggcatttctcaatctcctacgtggccgctgtgtgttagttctcatcgacaacaccacggccatgttttacatcaagaagcaaggaggagcacgttcgtcaattctatgccaagaggccattcgcctgtgggacttctgcatcgcccactcaatccatctcacggcatcgttcctccctggagtccagaacactttagcggaccgactcagcaggtctttccagacgcacgagtggtctatccgtccggacatcatacattccgtcttccagaagtgggggtttccccagatagacctgtttgcatctcgagacaacaggaagtgccacgtgttctgctccctgcaaggtcgagctccgggctccctctcggatgcgtttctccttccctggaaagaccacctgttttatgccttccctccgtttcctctggtccacaaggtactgctcaaattgcgcagagaccaggcacaggtaattctggtcgctccagcgtggccgagacaacattggtacaccacactgttggaactctcggttcagacaccgatcccgcttccattatgtccggatctcatctctcaggaccacggccggctgcgtcaccccgacctgcaatcgctccacctcacggcgtggttgctccatggttcacccaggcagagcaacaatgctcgcactctgtccaacagattctgctgagcagtaggaagtcctcaacacggaccacatacttggccaagtggaagcggttctcctgttggtgcgaacaacgagccacgtccccgttacaggcacctattcctctcaaattggaatatctcctctccctaaaacagcaggggttggcgatatcttcaattagagttcacctggccgctatatcagcctttcacccaggggagctcgcgtcctcggtattctctaacccgatggtcgttagattcctcaagggcttagaccggatgtacccacaacaacgtcaacccgttccgacgtgggacctcaacctggttctctccaagctcacaggtcctccattcgagccactggccacctgttcacttttgtacctatcctggaagacagccttcctcgtagccatcacctcagcaaggcgcgtttctgaactcagggcgcttacatccgagcccccttacacagttttccataaggataaagtgcagcttcgtccacatcctgcctttctccctaaggtggtttctccttttcatatcaaccaggatatatttctcccggtctttcatcctaaaccgcatgctactcgccaggatcaacgtttgcattctctggacgtacgcagggtttctatattgaccgcacaaggcactttagaaagacgatgcaactcttcgttgcagtggccgaccgaatgaaaggctcaccggtctcctcacaacgcctatcctcctggattacgtcttgcatccggacttgctatgacctggcaggtgtctcagcaccgcacctcaccgctcactccacaagggcccaagcttcctcgactgctttcctggcgcaagttccgatccaggacatttgtagagcggcggtttggtcatcagtccacacgtttacagctcactatgcactagtgcagcagtccagggacgatgctgccttcggatcagcggttttgcacacggcaatgtctcactccgaccccaccacctaagttgggcttgggagtcacctaatggaatggatatgagcaagcactcgaagaagaaaagacggttactcaccgttgtaactgttgttcttcgagatgtgttgctcatatccattccaaacccgccccccgtccccactgtcg from Chrysemys picta bellii isolate R12L10 chromosome 6, ASM1138683v2, whole genome shotgun sequence harbors:
- the LOC122174245 gene encoding uncharacterized protein LOC122174245 → MEASVSAPPDVLDPRAGDAPAQEQGDQDPPLDPLPPEASSSSSPDEAVAGTSCTGPPPIDLRAHQDLLRRVARNMDLQAEEIVEVQDPIVNILAADAPSRVALPLIRTIQANANTIWQTPASIPPTARGVERKYFVPSKDYEYLYTHPQPCSLVVASVNARERHGQQAAAPKSKEAKRLDLFGRKVYSAGGLQLRAANQQALLSRYNFNSWNSMGKFKELVPQESREEFGALVEEGKKVARTSLQASLDIADSAARTLASGIAMQRTSWLQVSGLPPELQQTLQDLPFEGQGLFSEKTDSRLQSLKDSRTIMRSLGMHVAGPQRRPFRPQRFYPPDLVRDRTRPGGEGEVVDEGEPALNPVRTKGHQGHPQGPGRTFEGAVEDGAPVIPQDPAPSFRDRLSHFHRVWSLITSDRWVLRTVERGYAIQFSSFPPSHPPSPSLFRDPSHEQLLIQEVSTLLAMGAIEEVPVELRGRGFYSRYFLIPKSKGGLRPILDLRGLNKFVVKFKFRMVSLGAIIPSLDPGDWFAALDMKDAYFHIAIYPPHRRFLRFVVSKVHYQFAVLPFGLSSAPRVFTKCMAVVAAYLRRQGIQVFPYLDDWLVHGRTKEQVRAHIHIIVHTFNELGILLNKDKSTLEPTQRIEFIGAVLDSRCAQAILPDNRFCTITGLIQGLKAFPTTTVRSCLTLLGHMASCTYVTRHARLRLRPLQTWVSSIYCPHRDSLNMVVTVPNSVLTSLTWWLDHNVVCEGMPFHAPQPSLHLVTDASSLGWGAHLNEHHTQGLWTAPQLALHINVRELMVVRLACQAFLNLLRGRCVLVLIDNTTAMFYIKKQGGARSSILCQEAIRLWDFCIAHSIHLTASFLPGVQNTLADRLSRSFQTHEWSIRPDIIHSVFQKWGFPQIDLFASRDNRKCHVFCSLQGRAPGSLSDAFLLPWKDHLFYAFPPFPLVHKVLLKLRRDQAQVILVAPAWPRQHWYTTLLELSVQTPIPLPLCPDLISQDHGRLRHPDLQSLHLTAWLLHGSPRQSNNARTLSNRFC